The following are encoded together in the Coleofasciculus sp. FACHB-T130 genome:
- a CDS encoding NAD(P)H-hydrate dehydratase, whose amino-acid sequence MQQRQEKIQQMVVTAQQMREIEGRIFTAGMPVAALMEKVGGLIASRVQALYPCFPPSFPPLTGGGKKGLRVGVLVGPGHNGGDGLVVARELHFQGYEVVIYRPIAKLKELTSQHAQYAESLGIPCFEEIEPLQECDLIIDGLFGFGLERAIAEPIFSAIHQLNQWSKPVISIDLPSGLHTDTGEVLGTAVRATYTFCLGLWKLAFLQDRALESVGKAELIDFGIPVADISAVLGETPDIQRVTPEVAIAHLPIPRAAVTHKYKQGHLLLICGSRKYAGGAILTGLGARASGVGMLSIAVPESLKPLLVAQLPEALIIGCPETETGAIASLPEEIDLSSYNAIACGPGLTKDATSVVEKVLESDLPIVLDADGLNILAQLNPIPTLSKRQAPTVLTPHTGEFKRLFPDAPDATKDRVSAVREASQQSGAVVLLKGARTAICHPGGSVWIVPESTPALARGGSGDVLTGLMGGLVATASQQELPIAEMVQSAAWWHAQAGILAAEERTELGVDAYTLTQYLMAVVHRAYGTAIATAF is encoded by the coding sequence ATGCAACAAAGGCAGGAAAAGATTCAGCAAATGGTGGTGACTGCCCAGCAGATGCGCGAGATTGAAGGGCGTATCTTTACTGCTGGAATGCCGGTGGCGGCTTTGATGGAAAAGGTGGGGGGACTGATTGCTAGTCGAGTTCAAGCGCTTTATCCTTGTTTCCCCCCCTCATTCCCCCCATTGACGGGGGGAGGTAAGAAGGGACTGCGTGTAGGCGTTTTGGTAGGGCCAGGTCACAATGGGGGCGATGGGTTGGTGGTCGCCCGTGAGTTGCATTTTCAGGGTTATGAAGTTGTTATCTATCGTCCAATTGCCAAGCTGAAAGAATTAACTTCGCAACACGCCCAGTATGCTGAGAGTTTGGGCATTCCCTGTTTTGAGGAGATTGAGCCGCTACAAGAATGCGATCTCATTATTGATGGTTTGTTTGGGTTTGGGTTGGAAAGAGCGATCGCAGAACCGATATTTTCTGCGATTCATCAACTTAATCAGTGGTCTAAGCCAGTCATTAGTATCGATTTGCCTTCCGGTTTGCACACCGATACTGGGGAAGTTCTGGGAACGGCGGTTCGTGCAACTTACACGTTTTGCTTGGGCTTGTGGAAATTAGCATTTCTGCAAGATCGAGCCTTGGAATCTGTTGGAAAAGCCGAACTGATTGATTTTGGTATCCCGGTGGCGGATATCTCGGCGGTACTGGGTGAGACGCCCGACATTCAGCGGGTGACACCGGAAGTTGCGATCGCGCATCTTCCGATTCCTCGCGCCGCCGTGACTCACAAGTATAAACAAGGACATCTGCTGTTAATTTGCGGTTCTCGCAAGTATGCTGGAGGCGCGATTTTAACGGGACTGGGAGCGAGAGCCAGTGGCGTCGGGATGCTCTCAATTGCGGTGCCAGAATCGCTGAAACCTTTGCTGGTGGCTCAGTTGCCAGAAGCGCTGATTATCGGTTGTCCGGAGACAGAGACAGGTGCGATCGCATCTTTGCCAGAAGAAATTGATTTGAGTTCCTATAATGCGATCGCTTGTGGTCCCGGTTTGACAAAAGATGCCACGTCAGTCGTGGAAAAAGTATTAGAAAGCGATTTGCCGATTGTTTTAGACGCTGATGGCTTGAATATCCTCGCCCAATTAAACCCGATACCGACTCTCTCTAAACGACAAGCACCCACTGTTCTCACCCCTCATACAGGTGAGTTTAAGCGTTTGTTTCCAGATGCACCCGATGCCACGAAAGACCGGGTAAGTGCCGTTCGGGAAGCATCCCAGCAGAGTGGGGCAGTGGTACTCCTGAAGGGGGCAAGGACTGCGATCTGCCATCCTGGCGGCTCAGTATGGATTGTTCCCGAAAGCACTCCCGCTTTAGCCCGTGGCGGTAGTGGAGATGTGCTAACGGGGCTAATGGGTGGATTGGTCGCAACGGCATCTCAGCAAGAGTTACCCATCGCAGAGATGGTGCAAAGTGCGGCTTGGTGGCACGCTCAAGCCGGAATTTTGGCAGCCGAGGAGCGGACTGAGTTAGGAGTTGATGCGTATACTTTGACTCAGTATTTGATGGCAGTTGTGCATAGAGCTTACGGCACTGCGATCGCCACGGCGTTCTAG
- the mnmA gene encoding tRNA 2-thiouridine(34) synthase MnmA, with product MNKVVVGLSGGVDSSVAAATLHHQGYEVVGLTLWLMKGKGQCCSEGMVDAASLCEQLSIPHHIVDSRDVFQENIVDYLVAGYESGITPLPCSQCNKAVKFGPMLRYASEELGIDKIATGHYARIGYDAETGRYQLRRAVDLSKDQSYFLYDLSQEMLAGSMFPLGELHKTETRRIAAEFGLKTADKPESMDLCLVESHGSMQTFLDKYISQQTGDIVDQSGKVLGQHTGIHHYTIGQRKGIGVAAAEPLYVVALDAVRNRVIVGDRASTHKPECTAARLNWVSIPEPTSPIRAEVQVRYRSKAVPVTVIPLEDSRIKLVFDEPQFGITPGQAAVLYDGDIVLGGGIIDRFE from the coding sequence ATGAATAAAGTCGTCGTCGGCCTCTCCGGTGGAGTTGATAGTTCCGTCGCAGCTGCCACCCTCCATCATCAAGGATATGAAGTTGTTGGTCTTACCCTCTGGCTAATGAAGGGTAAAGGTCAATGCTGTTCTGAGGGAATGGTCGATGCGGCTTCTCTTTGCGAACAGTTGAGCATTCCCCATCACATTGTTGATAGCCGGGATGTTTTTCAGGAAAATATTGTCGATTACCTAGTTGCGGGATACGAATCGGGGATTACTCCGTTGCCTTGTTCTCAGTGTAATAAGGCGGTGAAATTTGGCCCGATGCTGCGCTATGCCTCTGAAGAGTTGGGGATTGATAAAATTGCCACGGGTCATTATGCGCGGATCGGGTATGACGCAGAAACCGGACGTTATCAGCTGCGTCGGGCTGTAGATTTATCTAAGGATCAGTCGTACTTTTTGTACGATTTGAGCCAAGAAATGCTAGCGGGATCGATGTTTCCGTTGGGAGAACTACACAAGACAGAAACTCGGCGTATCGCCGCAGAATTCGGCTTAAAAACCGCTGATAAGCCAGAAAGTATGGATTTGTGTTTGGTTGAATCCCACGGTTCCATGCAAACGTTTCTAGACAAGTACATTTCTCAGCAAACGGGTGACATTGTTGACCAGTCCGGGAAGGTCTTAGGTCAGCATACGGGTATCCATCACTACACCATTGGACAGCGGAAGGGAATTGGTGTTGCGGCGGCGGAACCGCTGTATGTGGTGGCGTTGGATGCGGTACGGAATCGAGTGATTGTAGGCGATCGCGCTAGCACTCATAAGCCTGAATGCACCGCAGCGCGGTTAAACTGGGTTTCTATCCCAGAACCCACCAGTCCAATCCGTGCCGAAGTGCAAGTCCGCTATCGTTCAAAGGCAGTACCAGTCACCGTAATTCCCCTGGAAGATTCGCGAATCAAGCTTGTCTTCGATGAACCTCAGTTCGGGATTACCCCTGGACAAGCTGCGGTTTTGTACGATGGAGACATTGTACTCGGCGGTGGCATCATCGACAGGTTTGAGTAA
- the sat gene encoding sulfate adenylyltransferase codes for MSQRPDGIAPHGGQLINRIATPEQRQVFLDKADFLPRVQLDERATSDLELIAIGGFSPLTGFMEQADYDRVVTEMRLANGLPWAIPVTLSVDESIAANLKEGGLVRLDDPTGRFVGVMELTQKYRYDKTREAVNVYRTHDEKHPGVKVVYKQGEINLAGSVWLLQRDSHPLFPNYQIDPAQSRAMFKERGWKTIVGFQTRNPIHRAHEYIQKCALETVDGLFLHPLVGVTKDDDISAEIRMRCYEIMLEHYYPQDRVILAINPAAMRYAGPREAIFHALLRKNYGCTHFIVGRDHAGVGDYYGTYDAQHIFDEFEPGELGITPMKFEHAFYCTRTQTMATTKTSPSTPAERIHLSGTKVREMLRRGELPPPEFSRPEVAAELARAMQVPEEASKFKIASFKFEI; via the coding sequence ATGAGTCAGCGTCCAGACGGCATAGCACCTCACGGCGGTCAGCTAATTAATCGCATCGCTACACCAGAACAACGACAAGTATTTCTCGATAAAGCCGACTTTCTGCCCAGAGTGCAACTCGACGAACGGGCAACATCGGATCTAGAACTGATTGCCATTGGTGGATTTAGCCCGCTGACTGGCTTTATGGAACAAGCAGACTACGATCGTGTAGTGACTGAAATGCGGCTTGCCAATGGGCTACCGTGGGCAATTCCCGTCACGCTTTCGGTGGATGAGTCGATTGCGGCGAATCTCAAAGAAGGCGGTTTGGTGCGTCTGGATGACCCGACTGGTAGATTTGTGGGTGTCATGGAACTCACACAAAAGTATCGCTACGACAAAACCCGCGAGGCGGTGAATGTTTATCGTACCCATGATGAAAAGCACCCAGGCGTTAAGGTTGTCTACAAGCAAGGGGAAATTAATCTCGCGGGTTCAGTTTGGCTGTTGCAACGCGACTCTCATCCTTTATTCCCAAATTACCAGATCGATCCCGCTCAATCTCGCGCCATGTTCAAAGAAAGGGGATGGAAAACGATTGTCGGCTTCCAAACTCGCAACCCCATCCACCGGGCGCATGAATATATCCAAAAGTGCGCTTTAGAAACCGTAGATGGCTTGTTCTTGCATCCCTTAGTGGGAGTCACTAAAGATGATGACATCTCGGCAGAGATTCGGATGCGCTGCTACGAGATTATGCTGGAACACTACTACCCCCAAGACCGGGTAATTTTGGCAATTAATCCCGCTGCGATGCGCTACGCTGGCCCTAGAGAGGCAATTTTCCATGCCCTGCTTCGCAAGAATTACGGCTGTACGCACTTCATCGTTGGACGCGACCATGCGGGTGTCGGCGATTATTATGGAACTTACGATGCTCAGCACATTTTTGATGAGTTTGAGCCGGGTGAATTGGGCATCACGCCGATGAAGTTTGAACACGCCTTCTACTGCACGCGCACGCAGACAATGGCGACGACAAAGACGAGTCCCAGCACTCCCGCTGAACGCATTCATCTATCGGGAACGAAGGTGCGAGAAATGCTACGTCGGGGTGAATTGCCACCACCAGAGTTTTCTCGTCCAGAAGTTGCGGCAGAATTGGCAAGGGCGATGCAGGTGCCGGAGGAAGCAAGCAAATTTAAGATTGCAAGTTTCAAATTTGAAATTTGA
- a CDS encoding caspase family protein, which produces MGLNRRSFLQRAGLALAALGVSETALSLLGNRSFAVPLLDRYYQALAQPSGRKLALLVGINQYPRGTETRSLPSLQGCVTDVELQRELLIHRFGFHPSDILTLTDSQATRQNIETAFLEHLTEQAAAGDVVLFHFSGCGSRVRTRAEENGLRTLGADESSLSPESTLEEGESVAAAQLAPTVLNTQINTQNSLVPVDGVLLTKGAPANDLLEETLLLLLRSLPTDQVTTVLDTSYTDADTALQGNLRIRSALKSLAEQASDQELAFQEQLLRRLKSSREQLNKQHQPGQMPGIVLAAAGPSQLAAEAPWGGFSAGLFTYALTQHLWQATPPTTVQVTFSRAAGVVEQLAGKEQQPQLSGQKSNQPSLLPYQPEISIGADGVVTAVEEGGKTVHLWLAGLPAPVLEYYGVNSQLSASLPISEAQTPDSNVTGEVSSVPTQLQLHIRSKEGLTAKARVIGSTDTSSLSSLQVGQLVHESVRVLPKNIGLTIALDAGLERIERVDATSAFASVRSVSSVVTAGEQPADYLFGKAQTPDYQGGYGLFSLGRDLIPNTVGESGEAVKAAVNRLVPKLKMLLTAKLLRLTINEGSSRLGVRATLEMIYPNQKVLLNRETLRMTGDAVVDSNSRSESSRLDNSKITSEGGIPAIPIGSRIQYRVQNYSDRPIYLMLIGVDSGGAGVALYPLQFPQIGDSPDAKPTIKELVVEAGATLIVPQPSGSFELTIHGPSGLEETLLICSSAPFTQTMAAVASIRGLKGEGVGELFKPLNVAQAVLQDLHQASTLGKRHEGETEALASVSTETIAVSSDSYALDVRSWATLSFIYQVV; this is translated from the coding sequence ATGGGATTGAATCGGCGAAGTTTTCTGCAACGGGCGGGGTTGGCGCTAGCGGCGCTGGGCGTAAGCGAAACGGCCCTATCTCTACTGGGAAATCGAAGCTTTGCGGTGCCTCTGCTAGATCGCTATTATCAGGCGCTGGCACAACCGAGTGGGCGGAAGTTAGCGCTACTGGTAGGAATTAATCAGTACCCGCGTGGGACAGAGACGCGATCGCTTCCGTCTCTCCAAGGTTGTGTCACAGATGTAGAACTGCAACGGGAACTTTTGATTCATCGCTTTGGTTTTCACCCTAGCGATATTCTGACGCTGACAGATAGCCAAGCAACGCGGCAGAATATTGAAACTGCTTTTCTGGAGCATCTCACAGAGCAGGCGGCGGCGGGAGATGTTGTCTTGTTCCACTTCAGCGGCTGCGGTAGCCGTGTCAGAACTAGGGCTGAGGAGAATGGACTGAGGACTTTGGGTGCTGATGAATCCTCGCTCAGTCCTGAGTCTACCCTTGAGGAAGGGGAAAGCGTTGCGGCTGCACAGCTAGCGCCTACCGTCTTGAACACTCAAATCAACACTCAAAACAGTTTAGTGCCAGTAGATGGAGTGCTGCTGACGAAAGGGGCACCGGCGAATGATTTGTTGGAAGAGACACTGCTGTTGCTGTTGCGATCGCTTCCCACAGACCAAGTCACAACAGTACTGGATACCAGCTATACTGACGCCGATACAGCCCTCCAAGGGAACTTGCGGATTCGTTCTGCCCTAAAATCGCTAGCAGAGCAAGCGAGCGACCAAGAACTCGCTTTTCAGGAACAACTCCTGCGGCGTCTCAAATCTTCGCGGGAACAGCTCAATAAGCAGCACCAACCCGGTCAAATGCCAGGAATCGTGCTGGCAGCGGCTGGCCCCAGTCAACTGGCGGCAGAGGCTCCTTGGGGCGGTTTCAGCGCTGGATTGTTCACCTATGCCCTGACGCAACATCTCTGGCAGGCGACTCCTCCCACTACGGTTCAAGTCACTTTCAGTCGAGCAGCTGGGGTCGTCGAGCAGCTGGCGGGGAAAGAGCAACAACCCCAGTTGAGCGGTCAAAAAAGTAACCAGCCTTCCTTGTTACCCTATCAGCCGGAAATTAGTATCGGTGCGGATGGCGTCGTTACAGCGGTGGAAGAGGGCGGTAAAACGGTACATCTGTGGCTAGCAGGATTACCTGCACCCGTTTTGGAATACTACGGAGTGAATTCTCAGCTGAGTGCTTCCCTACCCATCTCGGAAGCTCAGACTCCAGACAGCAACGTGACAGGTGAAGTTTCATCAGTTCCGACCCAACTGCAACTACACATTCGTTCCAAGGAGGGTCTCACCGCCAAGGCGCGAGTTATCGGCAGCACAGACACTTCTAGCCTCTCTAGCCTCCAAGTGGGGCAACTGGTTCACGAATCCGTCCGGGTGTTGCCCAAAAATATAGGTTTGACAATTGCCTTAGATGCCGGACTGGAGCGAATTGAACGGGTGGATGCTACCAGTGCTTTTGCCAGCGTTCGCTCTGTATCATCCGTGGTAACGGCAGGAGAGCAACCCGCCGATTATTTGTTTGGCAAGGCGCAGACACCCGATTATCAGGGGGGATATGGGTTATTTTCTCTCGGTCGGGATTTGATTCCCAATACCGTTGGGGAATCGGGTGAGGCGGTGAAGGCGGCTGTGAATCGGTTAGTGCCCAAACTGAAAATGTTGCTGACAGCGAAATTATTGCGTCTGACGATCAATGAAGGGTCTTCCCGCTTGGGAGTGAGAGCAACGTTGGAGATGATTTATCCCAACCAAAAGGTGCTGCTAAACCGAGAAACGCTGCGGATGACAGGGGACGCCGTTGTGGATTCTAATTCCAGAAGCGAGTCATCGCGTCTCGACAACTCAAAAATTACTTCTGAGGGAGGCATCCCCGCCATCCCCATCGGTAGCCGCATCCAGTACCGAGTTCAAAATTATAGCGATCGCCCGATCTATTTGATGCTTATCGGCGTTGATAGCGGCGGTGCTGGTGTTGCTCTCTATCCGTTGCAATTTCCCCAAATCGGGGACAGTCCGGATGCGAAACCAACGATCAAAGAGCTGGTCGTCGAGGCGGGTGCTACCCTGATCGTGCCACAACCTTCTGGCTCTTTTGAATTGACGATTCACGGTCCTAGTGGGTTAGAAGAAACTCTTCTAATTTGCTCCTCGGCACCCTTTACCCAGACGATGGCGGCTGTAGCATCAATTCGCGGGTTGAAGGGAGAGGGAGTGGGCGAGTTGTTTAAGCCGCTGAATGTGGCGCAGGCGGTGCTGCAAGACTTGCATCAGGCGAGTACGTTAGGGAAGCGGCATGAAGGGGAAACCGAAGCGCTCGCTTCAGTCTCTACCGAAACGATTGCTGTCTCTTCTGACTCCTACGCCCTAGATGTGCGAAGCTGGGCAACACTCAGCTTTATTTATCAGGTGGTTTAA
- a CDS encoding phytanoyl-CoA dioxygenase family protein — translation MMTKRYNHQQIESFAQAVLNDGYCVLPNHFSPVTLNSWREAFTPLLEDHIVREGKLRNRGSARYYVTLPFTAPFADPSIYEDDDILALVELLVGKDAVMCQLATDTPLLGSEYQDVHRDAPPLFPEMGTETPPFQLAVNFPLVDITLENGPMEITRSTHMISKEEGLRRMESGEAKLEPVTMQLGDVMIRDVRGLHRGTPNYTETPRPMVVIGYSRRWMFRPEVSINIPRATLDTLSERARYLLRFNPIVESVNDKSEVEVYQSFAY, via the coding sequence ATGATGACAAAGCGCTATAACCACCAACAAATCGAATCGTTCGCCCAAGCGGTTCTGAACGATGGCTATTGTGTGTTGCCCAATCACTTTTCTCCGGTAACACTTAATTCTTGGCGTGAAGCTTTCACGCCTTTGCTAGAAGATCATATTGTCCGCGAAGGCAAGCTTCGCAATCGCGGTTCAGCCCGCTATTATGTAACCCTTCCTTTCACGGCTCCTTTTGCCGATCCTAGTATTTACGAAGATGACGATATTCTGGCACTTGTAGAGTTATTAGTAGGCAAAGATGCAGTGATGTGCCAACTAGCAACTGACACACCTTTGCTGGGGTCTGAATATCAAGACGTGCATCGAGATGCGCCGCCACTTTTCCCCGAAATGGGTACAGAAACGCCGCCATTCCAGTTAGCTGTCAACTTTCCACTCGTAGATATCACTCTGGAAAACGGGCCAATGGAGATTACGCGCAGTACGCACATGATTTCCAAAGAGGAAGGACTGCGCCGCATGGAGTCTGGAGAAGCCAAGTTAGAACCTGTCACAATGCAACTGGGTGATGTGATGATCCGGGATGTTCGGGGTCTGCACCGGGGCACTCCTAACTACACAGAAACACCGCGTCCGATGGTTGTAATTGGCTATAGTCGCCGCTGGATGTTTCGTCCTGAGGTATCGATTAATATTCCGCGTGCAACCCTAGATACACTCTCCGAACGCGCCCGTTACTTGTTGCGTTTTAATCCGATTGTGGAATCCGTAAACGATAAATCCGAGGTTGAGGTTTATCAATCGTTCGCTTACTAA
- the chlP gene encoding geranylgeranyl reductase: MVLRVAVVGSGPAGSSAAETLAKAGIETYLFERKLDNAKPCGGAIPLCMVSEFDLPPEIIDRRVRKMKMISPSNIEVDINIEKEHEYIGMCRREVLDGYLRDRAAKLGANLINGTVYKLDIPTGNTDPYTLHYADHSNGSAEGEMKTLKVDLVIGADGANSRVAKAIDAGDYNYAIAFQERIRLPEDKMAYYNDLAEMYVGNDVSTDFYAWVFPKYDHVAVGTGTMKVNKADIKNLQAGIRKRAARKLAGGEIIKVEAHPIPEHPRPRRVVGRVALVGDAAGTVTKSSGEGIYFAAKSARMCAETIVETSNGGTRIPTEADLKLYLKRWDKKYGITYKVLDILQTVFYRSDATREAFVEMCADKDVQKLTFDSYLYKTVVPANPLIQMKITAKTIGSLLRGNALAP, translated from the coding sequence TTGGTACTACGGGTTGCTGTTGTGGGATCGGGTCCGGCGGGTTCCTCTGCTGCCGAAACGCTAGCAAAAGCTGGAATTGAGACTTACCTGTTTGAGCGCAAGCTAGACAACGCAAAGCCTTGTGGCGGGGCAATTCCGCTATGCATGGTGAGCGAGTTTGACCTACCGCCTGAGATTATTGACCGGCGGGTTAGAAAAATGAAGATGATCTCACCTTCCAACATTGAGGTAGATATCAACATTGAAAAAGAACATGAATATATCGGTATGTGTCGCCGCGAGGTATTGGATGGATACCTACGCGATCGCGCAGCTAAATTGGGTGCAAATTTAATTAACGGCACTGTTTATAAACTCGATATTCCCACGGGCAATACTGACCCTTACACCTTGCACTACGCCGATCACTCGAACGGTAGCGCTGAAGGGGAGATGAAAACCCTGAAAGTCGATCTGGTGATTGGGGCAGATGGGGCGAATTCCCGCGTTGCGAAGGCAATTGACGCCGGGGATTACAATTATGCGATCGCCTTCCAAGAGCGCATTCGCCTGCCAGAAGACAAAATGGCTTATTACAACGACCTGGCAGAAATGTACGTCGGGAACGATGTTTCCACCGATTTCTACGCCTGGGTATTCCCCAAATACGACCACGTCGCCGTCGGCACCGGCACCATGAAGGTGAACAAAGCCGACATCAAAAATCTGCAAGCAGGCATCCGCAAGCGTGCCGCTAGAAAACTCGCAGGCGGCGAAATCATCAAAGTAGAAGCTCACCCAATTCCAGAGCATCCCAGACCCCGCCGCGTTGTCGGTCGCGTTGCTCTAGTGGGAGACGCCGCCGGAACGGTTACGAAGTCTTCTGGAGAGGGAATTTACTTTGCCGCTAAGTCGGCGCGGATGTGTGCAGAAACCATTGTCGAAACCTCCAACGGTGGCACCCGCATCCCCACAGAAGCCGACCTGAAGCTGTACCTGAAGCGTTGGGATAAGAAATACGGCATCACCTACAAGGTGCTGGACATTCTGCAAACTGTCTTCTATCGCTCTGATGCCACTCGCGAAGCCTTTGTGGAAATGTGCGCCGACAAAGATGTGCAGAAGCTTACCTTCGATAGCTACCTGTACAAAACAGTCGTTCCGGCAAATCCCTTGATTCAGATGAAAATTACTGCCAAAACGATTGGTAGCTTGTTGCGGGGTAACGCGCTAGCTCCTTAG
- the yidD gene encoding membrane protein insertion efficiency factor YidD, producing MNAPSLDSAIRQIAIASIGGYQRHISPRKGFSCAHRLLYKGESCSQYAKRMIAQQGLVAAIATVRQRFRACKIANQILQARYSSQADSDRSKRERRHRNWGCNCDDYGAVDCVSGVSELSCEALDCFSEMDFASLDCGVADCGSGIDCGVADCGSCGG from the coding sequence ATGAATGCTCCTTCCCTCGATTCTGCAATTCGGCAAATCGCGATCGCTTCTATCGGCGGCTATCAGAGGCACATTTCACCCCGCAAAGGGTTTTCTTGCGCTCATCGATTGCTTTACAAGGGGGAATCTTGCTCGCAGTACGCCAAGCGCATGATTGCACAACAGGGTTTGGTAGCGGCGATCGCCACGGTGCGCCAACGATTCCGAGCTTGTAAAATCGCAAACCAAATTTTGCAAGCCAGGTATAGCAGTCAAGCTGATAGCGATCGCTCCAAGCGCGAACGCAGACATAGAAACTGGGGCTGCAATTGTGATGATTATGGTGCTGTAGATTGTGTCTCAGGTGTCTCAGAGCTGAGCTGTGAAGCGCTAGATTGTTTCTCGGAAATGGATTTTGCTTCCTTAGATTGTGGAGTCGCAGATTGTGGTTCTGGGATAGATTGTGGAGTCGCAGATTGCGGGAGTTGCGGAGGCTAA
- a CDS encoding TOBE-like domain-containing protein, with product MGIVVENVSKEFGSFKAVDEVNLEIQSGSLVALLGPSGSGKSTLLRLIAGLEMPDSGKIWLTGQDATHQSVQDRNIGFVFQHYALFKHLTVRKNIAFGLEIQKTPKGKVKARVEELLELVQLSGLGDRYPSQLSGGQRQRVALARALAVQPQVLLLDEPFGALDAKVRKDLRAWLRRLHDEVHVTTVFVTHDQEEAMEVSDEIVVMNKGRVEQIGTPAQIYDHPTTPFVMSFIGPVNVLPSTSRIFEANGFDSTQAEIFLRPHDVVVDTNPNGSSVPARVNRLIHLGWEIQAELILDDGQVVTAHITRERFDQLELEPQQRVFVKPKDAKSFPLYFSI from the coding sequence GTGGGCATTGTTGTTGAAAACGTCTCTAAAGAGTTCGGCAGTTTTAAAGCCGTTGACGAAGTCAACTTAGAAATTCAATCAGGCTCCCTGGTCGCGCTTTTAGGACCTTCGGGTTCTGGTAAATCTACACTGCTGCGACTGATCGCCGGTCTAGAAATGCCAGATAGCGGGAAAATCTGGTTGACTGGTCAAGATGCTACTCATCAGAGCGTTCAAGACCGCAACATCGGGTTTGTATTCCAACACTATGCTCTATTTAAACACCTCACCGTCCGCAAAAATATTGCCTTTGGCTTAGAGATTCAAAAAACTCCCAAAGGCAAAGTAAAGGCGCGGGTAGAAGAATTGCTGGAGTTAGTGCAACTAAGCGGACTAGGCGATCGCTACCCTTCCCAACTCTCCGGCGGTCAGCGACAACGAGTTGCCTTAGCCAGAGCGCTAGCAGTTCAACCCCAAGTATTGCTGCTAGATGAACCCTTTGGAGCCTTAGACGCCAAAGTGCGTAAGGATTTGCGGGCTTGGTTGCGACGCCTGCACGATGAAGTCCACGTCACCACCGTGTTCGTCACCCACGACCAAGAAGAAGCGATGGAAGTTTCCGATGAAATTGTGGTGATGAACAAAGGCAGAGTCGAACAAATCGGCACACCCGCTCAGATTTACGATCACCCAACGACGCCGTTTGTCATGAGTTTCATCGGCCCGGTGAATGTGTTGCCCAGCACTTCCCGCATTTTCGAGGCAAACGGGTTTGATTCGACCCAAGCAGAGATTTTCCTGCGTCCCCATGATGTCGTCGTAGACACGAACCCCAACGGCAGCTCCGTACCGGCACGAGTAAACCGCTTGATTCATCTCGGCTGGGAAATTCAGGCAGAATTAATCTTAGACGATGGTCAGGTCGTCACGGCACATATCACGCGAGAGCGGTTCGACCAGTTAGAGCTAGAGCCGCAACAGCGAGTATTCGTCAAACCAAAGGATGCGAAATCTTTCCCGCTGTATTTTTCGATCTAG